In Idiomarina sp. PL1-037, a single genomic region encodes these proteins:
- a CDS encoding elongation factor P hydroxylase: MSDTSEHHYERLIDIFKRCFSEDYNTILVAGDDEPYYQPASEEGEPHKVVFAHGFFASALHETAHWCIAGEARRKQFDYGYWYEPDGRNEAQQKSFEQVEQKPQALEWLFSLCCGFPFQVSVDHLNGVEVDRQAFTEKVAAQLSRLLEENTIPPRAAQFAKALCHDFNCSWPNGQSVNF; the protein is encoded by the coding sequence TGAGTGATACGTCAGAACACCATTATGAGCGCTTAATTGATATTTTTAAGCGCTGTTTCAGTGAAGATTACAACACAATACTGGTTGCCGGTGACGATGAACCGTATTATCAGCCGGCATCGGAAGAGGGTGAACCGCATAAAGTGGTGTTTGCTCATGGCTTTTTTGCGTCAGCGCTGCACGAGACCGCGCATTGGTGTATAGCCGGTGAAGCGCGCCGAAAGCAGTTTGATTATGGCTACTGGTACGAGCCGGATGGGCGCAACGAAGCTCAGCAAAAGTCTTTTGAACAGGTTGAGCAAAAACCACAGGCGCTGGAATGGCTGTTTTCTTTGTGTTGCGGCTTTCCATTTCAGGTAAGTGTGGATCATTTAAATGGCGTTGAGGTAGACAGGCAGGCGTTTACAGAAAAAGTGGCTGCGCAGTTAAGTCGTTTACTGGAAGAAAATACCATACCGCCACGCGCGGCACAGTTTGCAAAAGCGCTCTGTCACGACTTTAATTGTAGCTGGCCAAACGGTCAATCCGTCAATTTTTAG
- a CDS encoding entericidin A/B family lipoprotein encodes MFLRALLVTVAILGLSACETIEGAGRDLQNAGEAIEDEADDE; translated from the coding sequence ATGTTTTTAAGAGCATTGTTAGTCACCGTTGCAATACTGGGGTTAAGCGCTTGTGAAACAATAGAAGGCGCTGGCCGCGACTTGCAAAATGCCGGTGAAGCGATTGAAGATGAGGCTGATGACGAGTAG
- a CDS encoding ATP-NAD kinase family protein — METSSRLTVGFIINPYAGIGGALALKGSDGADIREKALAAGAEKKAAKRAETALKLLQPYKQQLHFVTADNEMGADSLKALGFSFDSVYKASETPSSPEDTKKAVSEIVTHDVDILLFAGGDGTARDIYQVVPEQQLVLGIPAGVKIHSGVYAISPTGAGRVIEKILQGELSSIHNADVMDIDEDAFRKGTVKARRFGEMSVPAELEYVQAVKMGGKESDEMVLDDIAAEVTERIDDELLVMGSGSTVEAIMQSMGHENTLLGVDLVQQNNLLAGDVTESRLYEAVAQRETGSVKLVITLIGGQGHLLGRGNQQLSPRVIRHIGKENIWVVATKTKLQALNNKPLRVDTGDSELDRELSGTIRVITGYHDEVLMPVAAVY; from the coding sequence ATGGAAACAAGTAGTAGATTAACCGTTGGTTTTATTATTAATCCGTACGCGGGTATTGGTGGCGCCTTAGCTTTGAAAGGAAGCGATGGCGCCGATATTCGGGAAAAAGCATTGGCGGCCGGGGCTGAGAAAAAGGCTGCTAAAAGAGCTGAGACCGCATTAAAGTTACTGCAGCCATACAAACAGCAACTTCATTTTGTTACTGCCGATAATGAAATGGGCGCTGATAGCCTCAAAGCGCTGGGTTTTTCATTTGATTCGGTCTACAAAGCTTCTGAAACGCCATCCTCACCAGAAGATACAAAAAAAGCGGTGTCTGAAATAGTGACTCATGACGTCGATATTCTTTTATTCGCCGGCGGAGACGGTACTGCGCGCGATATCTATCAGGTGGTTCCCGAACAACAGTTAGTTCTGGGTATACCGGCTGGCGTTAAAATTCATTCGGGTGTGTACGCTATCAGTCCAACCGGCGCCGGGCGGGTTATTGAGAAGATCCTGCAAGGCGAGTTATCCAGTATTCATAACGCCGATGTAATGGATATTGATGAAGATGCTTTCAGAAAAGGCACAGTAAAGGCCCGCCGTTTCGGTGAAATGTCGGTACCAGCCGAACTTGAATACGTTCAGGCGGTAAAAATGGGCGGTAAAGAAAGCGACGAGATGGTACTGGATGATATTGCTGCTGAAGTAACTGAGCGCATTGACGACGAGCTTTTAGTCATGGGGTCTGGCTCTACAGTAGAAGCTATTATGCAGTCTATGGGTCACGAGAACACCTTGCTTGGTGTTGACTTAGTCCAGCAGAATAACCTGCTAGCCGGTGACGTAACCGAGAGCCGTTTATACGAAGCTGTGGCTCAGCGCGAAACCGGAAGCGTCAAATTGGTTATAACCTTAATTGGCGGGCAGGGACATTTATTGGGTCGTGGAAATCAGCAGTTAAGTCCTCGGGTTATTCGGCATATTGGCAAAGAGAACATTTGGGTGGTTGCCACTAAAACTAAGTTGCAGGCTCTGAATAACAAACCACTACGAGTCGATACGGGCGATTCTGAACTAGACCGTGAACTCTCAGGTACCATTCGGGTTATTACCGGCTACCACGACGAAGTTCTTATGCCGGTGGCAGCCGTGTATTAA